The DNA window CACCATGCAGGCTCTCGTTCCACCAGTCGTAGGCCGGTACGCTCAGGCGGGGAATGGCGGGGGCGCTGCTGCTAAGCTGCCCGATCTTCTCCTCGAGCGTCATCCGGGCGACAAGGTCCTTGATCCGGACCTCGATCGGTCGATCGGGGTCCAGATACGACGCCTGCTCCCCCGCAGCCACCGGCCCGGCCAACCCACCCACGCAAACGACAAATAGGGCAACTCTGTGAAGCATGGTCCTCCTCCTGGGGAACCGGCGGAGAATATTGTAGGCTTGACCTTTCCGCAATGGAGGCTCGATGAGGGCCTGCCGGTGCCGGACCCAGAGGGCAGCACGCGCCCGCGCCTTCTCCACGACGAGCACCAACTCGAACACACGATCGGCGGTGGCCTGTTTCCAGGGGAGAAGGAGTGGAAGAAACGAACCCAAGCGAGGTTAGACCATGAAAGCTGTCGTCGTCCACGAGTTCGGCGGGCCTGAGGTACTCAAGCTCGAAGACGTGCCCACACCCCGCCCCGCGGGGGGACAAGTGCTCGTCCGTATTCGCGCGGCTGGCGTAAACCCGTACGACACGCTGATGCGCAGCGGAACATACGCCGTCAAGCCACCATTGCCCTACACGCCGGGCTCCGATGGGGCTGGCGACATCGAGGCGGTGGGCGACAACGTGAGCCGGGTAAAACCGGGTGACCGCGTTTACACCGCGAAGACGTTAACCGGTGCCTACGCCGAGTATGCGCTGACCTTGGAAAGCCAGGTTCATTCCCTTCCCTCGAACATCAACTACGCCCAGGGCGCGGGCATTTGGGTGCCGTATGGCACGGCATTTCATGCGTTGCGTCAGGTCGCCAGGGCACGCGCCGGAGAAACACTCCTGGTTCACGGCGCCAGCGGCGGGGTAGGGGTCGCTGCCGTCCAGATCGGACGGGCCCTGGGCATGACCGTCCTCGGTACAGCCGGGACCGAGAAAGGACTAACACTGTGCAAGCGCGAAGGCGCCCAGCATGCTTTCGATCACACCAACCCGACCTACCGAGATCAGATTCTTAAGGCGACGGGCGGCCTGGGCGTCGACCTCATCCTGGAAATGCTTGCCAATGTGAACTTGGGACACGACCTGAAGCTGCTCGCTCCTCAGGGCCGTGTGGTGGTCATTGGCAGCCGGGGTGACGTCAGCATCACGCCGCGCGACCTCATGACCCGTCGTGGCTCGATTCACGCCTTTACGCTGTGGGGAGTCACCGAACCCGAAGAGAAGGAGATTCACGCCGGCTTGATCGCCGGGCTGGAGAACAACACCCTCCGGCCCGTGGTCGGGAAGGAGCTGCCACTCGCCGAGGCCGCCCGCGCTCACAAGGAGATAGTCCAACCAGGCGCGTACGGCAAGGTTGTTCTCGTTCCGTAAGTAGCCGCTGGGTACGATTCAGGTGCGGTCAAGGGCAGGCCGCCCCTGATCCCTCGCTCGATAGAAAGACATCCAAGCGACGGCCGCCTAGGGGCCCACGACCTCGAGAAGAGCCGCGTCGGAGTCGGTCCACGCCGGTGCGCCCTGGTGACTGAGCCTGCGAGCGGCGTCGTCCCAGTGCAGGTGGGTGATGCTGCTGTCGCCCCTCTCGTAGGCGTAGGTCTGTCCATCATCCCGATACAGCGTGAAGTCGCCGTCCGCGCCGGAATAGACCCGCACCTTCGTGAGCTTTTGGGTCTGGTGGGTGCTCTCGACGGGCTCGCCCAGAGGTACGATCGATCCTGCGCGGACGAAGAGCGGCAGCGTGTCGACGGGCGCCGGAACCTCGATCGTCTGTCCTCCGCGAACTCTTTCCCTCGTCCAGTAGTTGTACCAATTCGCGCCCTGAGGCAGGTAAACCGAGCGGCGGGTCGCGCCCTGCTCGGTTACCGGCGCCACGAGGAACGCCGGGCCAAACATGTACTCGTCGGTGATACCGGCGGCTTTCGCGTCTTCGGGAAAGTCCATGAAAAGCGCCCGCATGTACGGAGCCCCCGTCTGGTACGTCTTGTAACCCAATGAGTAGATGTAGGGCTGCAATTGATAGCGGAGCTTGAGGTACTTCACGAGGATGGGCTCCGCTTCCCTCCCGTAAGACCAAACCTCGTTGTACAAACGGCTGCCGTGGGCGCGGAAGATCGGGAGAAACGCCGCGTACTGGAACCAACGGGTGTAGAGCTCGGGGTAATCGTCATAACCTCCGACGTTGTCGCGCGCATCCGATGGGTCCAGAAGCGGCTTGCGCGCGGGTCGGTGCTGGGCGGGCAAGTACTGCCAGCCACCGATGTCGTTCGACCAATAGGCCATGCCCGAGGCGGCGAAGCCGAGCCCGGTGGGAATCTGCCGCTTCAGAGTGTCCCAGGTGGGATGGATGTCCGAAGACCAGAACATCGTGCCGTTGCGCTGGGCGCCGAGATAGGCGTCGCGCGAGAGGATGAGCGCG is part of the Vicinamibacteria bacterium genome and encodes:
- a CDS encoding NADPH:quinone reductase, with the protein product MKAVVVHEFGGPEVLKLEDVPTPRPAGGQVLVRIRAAGVNPYDTLMRSGTYAVKPPLPYTPGSDGAGDIEAVGDNVSRVKPGDRVYTAKTLTGAYAEYALTLESQVHSLPSNINYAQGAGIWVPYGTAFHALRQVARARAGETLLVHGASGGVGVAAVQIGRALGMTVLGTAGTEKGLTLCKREGAQHAFDHTNPTYRDQILKATGGLGVDLILEMLANVNLGHDLKLLAPQGRVVVIGSRGDVSITPRDLMTRRGSIHAFTLWGVTEPEEKEIHAGLIAGLENNTLRPVVGKELPLAEAARAHKEIVQPGAYGKVVLVP